From a single Endozoicomonas euniceicola genomic region:
- the thrS gene encoding threonine--tRNA ligase, whose translation MPVITLPDGSKREFAEAVSVMEVAQDIGPGLAKATLAGRINGELVDASALISEDSELSIITSRDEEGVDVIRHSTAHLLAMATQDLFPGAQVTIGPVIDNGFYYDFSYERAFNMDDLEQIEKRMGELAKQDMNIERVVMSRSEAISAFKALGEEYKVEIINDLPESEAISVYRQGEWMDLCRGPHVPSTGKLKAFKLMRVAGAYWRGDSSNEMLTRIYGTAWEDKKALKAYLKRLEEAEKRDHRKIGKRLDLFHMQEEAPGMVFWHPNGWAIYQELEQYMRKKQIAWGYQEIKTPLLVDRSLWEKSGHWDKYSDDMFTTNSEDKDIAVKPMNCPCHVQVFNQGLKSYRDLPLRLAEFGSCHRNEASGALHGIMRVRGFVQDDAHIFVTEDQIQQEVCDFIDMLHEVYADFGFTADNMLYKLSTRPEKRVGSDEIWDKAEKALAEALDAKGLPWEELPGEGAFYGPKIEFSLKDCIGRVWQCGTMQVDFSMPGRLGAEYVDENGERQTPVMLHRATLGSFERFIGILIEHFEGAMPAWLAPKQVAILNITDRQAEYASELDARLTEKGYRVKADLRNEKIGFKIREHTLNKVPYLIVIGDKEMENKTVAVRTRTGEDLGTMPVEAFVELLAADVNKRGRTA comes from the coding sequence ATGCCTGTTATTACGCTTCCCGACGGCAGCAAGCGCGAATTTGCTGAAGCCGTTTCCGTAATGGAAGTCGCCCAGGATATCGGTCCTGGTCTGGCTAAAGCCACCCTGGCTGGTCGTATTAATGGTGAACTGGTGGACGCCAGCGCCCTGATCAGCGAAGACTCCGAACTGTCAATTATCACCTCCCGCGATGAAGAAGGTGTTGACGTAATTCGTCACTCCACCGCCCACCTGCTGGCAATGGCGACCCAGGATCTGTTTCCTGGCGCTCAGGTGACTATCGGTCCGGTGATCGACAACGGTTTCTATTACGATTTCTCTTACGAACGTGCCTTCAACATGGACGATCTGGAACAGATCGAGAAGCGCATGGGCGAACTGGCGAAACAGGACATGAACATCGAGCGTGTCGTGATGTCCCGCAGCGAAGCCATCAGTGCCTTCAAGGCGCTGGGCGAAGAGTACAAGGTTGAGATCATCAACGACCTGCCAGAGAGCGAAGCCATCTCTGTTTACCGTCAGGGCGAATGGATGGACCTGTGCCGTGGGCCGCACGTGCCTTCTACCGGCAAGCTGAAAGCCTTCAAGCTGATGCGTGTTGCCGGCGCTTACTGGCGCGGTGATTCCAGCAATGAAATGCTGACCCGCATCTACGGTACGGCCTGGGAAGACAAAAAAGCCCTGAAAGCGTACCTGAAGCGTCTGGAAGAAGCGGAAAAGCGTGACCACCGCAAGATCGGCAAACGTCTGGACCTGTTCCATATGCAGGAAGAAGCGCCGGGTATGGTGTTCTGGCATCCAAATGGCTGGGCGATCTATCAGGAACTTGAGCAGTACATGCGCAAGAAGCAGATTGCCTGGGGTTATCAGGAAATCAAAACGCCGCTGCTGGTGGATCGTTCCCTGTGGGAAAAATCCGGTCACTGGGACAAGTACAGTGACGATATGTTCACCACCAACTCTGAGGACAAGGACATTGCCGTTAAGCCAATGAACTGCCCTTGTCATGTTCAGGTTTTCAATCAGGGTCTGAAGAGTTACCGCGACCTGCCTCTGCGTCTGGCAGAATTCGGTTCCTGTCACCGTAACGAAGCTTCCGGCGCACTGCACGGCATTATGCGTGTACGTGGTTTTGTTCAGGACGACGCGCACATTTTTGTGACAGAAGACCAGATTCAGCAGGAAGTGTGCGACTTCATCGATATGCTTCACGAAGTCTACGCCGACTTTGGTTTCACCGCTGACAACATGCTGTACAAGCTGTCGACCCGCCCTGAAAAGCGCGTTGGTTCCGACGAAATCTGGGACAAGGCTGAAAAAGCCCTGGCCGAAGCGCTCGACGCCAAAGGCCTGCCCTGGGAAGAGCTGCCGGGTGAAGGTGCTTTCTACGGACCTAAAATCGAATTTTCCCTGAAAGACTGCATTGGCCGGGTATGGCAATGTGGTACCATGCAGGTCGACTTCTCCATGCCGGGTCGTCTGGGCGCTGAATATGTTGACGAAAATGGCGAACGTCAGACGCCGGTTATGCTGCATCGTGCTACACTTGGTTCCTTCGAGCGATTTATTGGCATCCTGATTGAGCACTTCGAAGGTGCGATGCCTGCATGGCTTGCACCTAAGCAGGTAGCTATTCTCAACATCACTGATCGCCAGGCTGAATATGCCTCTGAGCTTGACGCGCGATTAACCGAAAAAGGTTATCGGGTAAAAGCGGACTTGAGAAATGAGAAGATCGGCTTTAAAATTCGCGAGCACACCTTGAACAAGGTGCCTTATCTCATCGTTATTGGAGATAAGGAAATGGAAAACAAAACCGTTGCCGTTCGTACCCGTACCGGGGAAGACCTTGGTACAATGCCTGTCGAGGCATTTGTCGAGCTGCTGGCAGCGGACGTTAACAAGCGTGGCCGAACTGCGTAG
- a CDS encoding OTU domain-containing protein, whose amino-acid sequence MNFQVSLARVQHDGFCFYHAMSRAMGQGGDGRPLFRRLSGFLNSASASSHPVLEAHLNDVLVGSSIDTLANQLISAPPSLSNRDSWAGLPELVAMVQMLGQPVLVWHVNQDLQVDEHSLLVTPDNIMPVFSIEAATDIAIPALQLVHAGSEWWLLEANDSLQPWSLGWEAYRNQVSGVLREQLAADHSEAVMEETDGEEPCNGWVYLPGMDVPENLLILAHNSLEVLQEIVVAASLPSLVKAYVGMKLELKEAVSESDYTFDSGFQWTSDRFDRVPGLIDRVSRTLVSPVALSVIGDSMSDYLEVANVRQSDFMASLLPTRYSVWDTLSRFQQWSNRFPLRLGGLTFSAIYSSFLASTQGADVTSGINRFDFSDQSFAPLPSGRQHPAHISVTQGKVTIPFDVANPLHHILFSLYVSARAFQVVDQCLNLSLQASEQELAELLKIPQEFSIREVVKSQIKEYGVALKRIHAVIHALGLRYYPQYWQSDHYQAIIICDAKTIVFSSDDAQPRDGWSHLQPPSPEKDEH is encoded by the coding sequence ATGAATTTCCAGGTTAGTCTGGCTAGAGTTCAGCACGATGGTTTCTGTTTTTATCATGCCATGTCAAGGGCGATGGGGCAGGGAGGTGACGGACGACCACTGTTTCGGCGTTTGTCTGGCTTCCTCAATAGTGCCAGCGCCTCCAGTCATCCTGTGCTGGAAGCCCACTTAAATGATGTGCTGGTTGGCAGCAGCATTGATACCCTGGCGAATCAGCTGATATCTGCGCCGCCGTCACTGAGCAATCGTGACAGCTGGGCGGGATTGCCCGAGCTGGTAGCAATGGTGCAGATGCTGGGACAGCCGGTTCTGGTATGGCATGTGAATCAGGACTTGCAGGTGGATGAACACAGTTTGCTGGTAACGCCCGACAACATTATGCCGGTGTTTTCTATTGAGGCGGCGACGGACATAGCCATTCCTGCCCTACAGCTTGTGCATGCAGGCAGCGAGTGGTGGCTACTGGAGGCAAATGACTCGTTGCAGCCCTGGAGTCTTGGCTGGGAAGCTTACAGAAACCAGGTTTCAGGGGTATTGCGCGAGCAACTGGCCGCAGATCATTCTGAGGCTGTTATGGAAGAAACCGATGGCGAGGAACCGTGCAATGGGTGGGTTTATTTGCCCGGTATGGATGTGCCGGAAAACCTTTTGATTCTTGCCCACAACAGTCTGGAAGTTCTACAGGAAATAGTGGTTGCTGCCAGCTTGCCGTCATTGGTGAAAGCGTATGTCGGTATGAAGCTAGAGCTTAAGGAAGCCGTTAGTGAGTCAGATTATACCTTCGATTCCGGATTTCAGTGGACCAGTGACCGCTTTGACCGTGTTCCCGGCCTGATTGATCGTGTCAGTCGTACACTGGTTTCACCGGTCGCTCTCAGCGTCATTGGAGATTCCATGAGCGACTATCTGGAGGTTGCAAACGTAAGACAGAGCGATTTTATGGCGTCGCTGTTACCGACACGTTACTCAGTCTGGGATACGCTTTCACGATTCCAGCAGTGGAGTAACAGGTTTCCCTTACGATTAGGAGGGCTAACATTTTCTGCGATTTATTCTTCGTTTCTGGCTTCCACTCAGGGGGCTGATGTTACCAGCGGTATCAACCGGTTTGACTTCTCTGACCAATCATTTGCTCCCTTGCCATCCGGGCGACAGCATCCTGCCCATATATCAGTGACACAGGGGAAAGTGACTATTCCCTTCGATGTTGCTAATCCTTTGCACCATATTCTGTTTAGCCTCTATGTCAGCGCAAGAGCTTTTCAGGTGGTGGATCAATGCCTGAACTTATCCCTGCAGGCATCTGAACAGGAGCTTGCAGAGCTACTTAAGATACCTCAGGAGTTTTCCATCAGAGAAGTGGTAAAGTCCCAGATCAAAGAGTATGGAGTTGCACTTAAACGCATTCATGCAGTGATTCATGCATTAGGCCTCCGTTATTACCCTCAGTACTGGCAATCCGATCATTATCAGGCAATCATCATTTGTGACGCCAAAACGATTGTGTTTAGCAGTGATGATGCTCAGCCCCGGGACGGGTGGAGCCATCTGCAACCCCCCTCACCGGAGAAAGACGAACATTGA
- the infC gene encoding translation initiation factor IF-3, producing the protein MAAFTGDTPIRRNSFRDRRPQKAPINENIRAREVRLIGADGEQVGVVDLNDALARAREAGLDLVEINANSEPPVCKILDYGKHQYELKKQKAAAKKKQVQTQVKEVKFRPGTEDGDYQVKLRNLVRFLTEGNKAKVSLRFRGREMAHQELGMDLMRRVEKDLEELGTVEQRPKMEGRQLIMVIAPKKKK; encoded by the coding sequence TTGGCTGCCTTTACAGGAGATACACCTATCAGACGCAACAGCTTCCGGGATCGTCGTCCACAAAAAGCGCCGATCAACGAGAATATCCGTGCCAGAGAAGTCCGCCTCATCGGAGCCGATGGAGAGCAGGTAGGCGTTGTAGATTTGAACGACGCATTGGCTAGGGCCCGGGAAGCGGGGCTGGACTTGGTTGAGATCAATGCCAACAGCGAGCCTCCCGTCTGTAAAATCCTCGACTATGGTAAACACCAGTACGAGTTGAAGAAGCAGAAGGCAGCAGCCAAGAAGAAACAGGTTCAAACCCAGGTGAAAGAAGTTAAGTTTCGCCCGGGCACTGAAGATGGGGATTACCAGGTAAAACTGCGCAACCTGGTACGTTTCCTGACTGAGGGCAACAAGGCGAAGGTTTCCCTTCGTTTTCGTGGTCGTGAAATGGCTCACCAGGAGCTGGGTATGGATCTGATGCGCCGGGTTGAAAAAGACCTGGAAGAACTCGGAACCGTAGAACAGCGTCCTAAAATGGAAGGCCGTCAGCTGATCATGGTGATTGCCCCGAAAAAGAAGAAGTGA
- a CDS encoding purple acid phosphatase family protein, which produces MLISTGLLIVLSIVLMTNVSGVPAPASLLVFLPSASLVTQPSIIPDRVFLTMTEQPDQSVMVHWRSSTRVNTSKIQVIPADKEQVPSQEWLAASHLMNHARFQAVHHHALVTGLTPDSGYRYRVGDGQHWSEWFTFTTATTQPEPFTFTFFGDIQEGLEDLWPAMLKQAENSAPQSRFNLFIGDLIDHSTDDRQWQAFFAADQTAFAQSPIAVTPGNHEYDGATQEREWAAYFRFPANGPEDSKTLDNSSYYFDYQGVRFISVNTNVIRGLTLKDTLAQRSWLKGLLKDNPNPWTIVFQHLPVATSIKGEKDSLELKLLYAPLYKQYGVDLVLQGDDHTYARGQTIDDNSRLTSPVYITANSGSKANKVEADWATITAENTPLFQVISVDGDTLKCESKTVSGQLYDAFELRKQGAEVVITSNLHPLTFSEGM; this is translated from the coding sequence ATGCTTATCAGCACCGGACTGCTGATTGTCCTTTCTATTGTCCTGATGACAAACGTCAGTGGAGTACCAGCCCCTGCTTCCCTTCTCGTTTTTTTACCATCTGCCAGCCTGGTCACTCAACCATCCATCATACCGGATCGCGTTTTTCTGACGATGACAGAGCAACCTGACCAGAGTGTTATGGTTCACTGGCGCAGCAGTACCCGGGTAAACACCTCAAAAATTCAGGTGATACCGGCAGACAAAGAGCAGGTTCCGTCACAAGAATGGCTGGCAGCCAGCCATTTAATGAACCATGCCCGTTTTCAGGCTGTTCATCATCACGCTCTGGTGACAGGCTTAACACCGGACTCTGGCTACCGCTACCGGGTTGGGGATGGTCAGCACTGGTCTGAATGGTTCACTTTCACCACGGCCACGACACAACCCGAACCTTTTACCTTTACCTTTTTCGGTGACATTCAGGAAGGGCTGGAAGACTTATGGCCTGCGATGCTCAAACAGGCAGAGAACTCTGCACCACAATCCCGCTTTAACCTGTTCATCGGTGATCTGATTGACCATTCAACGGATGACCGACAGTGGCAGGCTTTTTTTGCGGCTGACCAGACAGCCTTTGCCCAGTCACCCATCGCCGTGACACCTGGTAACCATGAATACGATGGGGCAACACAGGAGCGCGAGTGGGCGGCATACTTCCGTTTCCCGGCTAACGGCCCCGAAGACAGTAAAACACTGGATAACAGCAGCTATTACTTTGACTATCAGGGCGTGCGCTTTATTTCTGTGAATACCAATGTGATCCGGGGATTAACCCTGAAAGATACGCTGGCGCAGCGGAGCTGGCTGAAGGGGCTTCTGAAAGACAACCCAAACCCGTGGACCATTGTCTTTCAGCACCTGCCGGTGGCAACGTCGATTAAAGGGGAAAAGGACTCGCTTGAACTCAAACTGCTTTACGCACCGCTTTACAAACAATACGGCGTTGACCTGGTTCTGCAAGGTGATGACCATACCTATGCCAGGGGGCAGACAATCGACGATAATAGCCGTCTAACCAGCCCCGTTTATATCACAGCTAACAGTGGCAGCAAGGCTAATAAGGTGGAAGCGGACTGGGCAACGATAACAGCTGAAAACACGCCTTTGTTTCAGGTGATTTCTGTTGATGGTGACACGTTGAAGTGTGAGTCAAAAACCGTTTCGGGGCAGCTCTATGATGCCTTTGAACTGAGGAAACAGGGAGCGGAGGTGGTTATTACTTCAAACTTACATCCCCTTACTTTTAGTGAGGGGATGTAA
- a CDS encoding DMT family transporter — protein MSKKGLFLSVFTSSLLGFVCILPLWLVDFSAVEIVFGRFLVFGLLILLVLPFRRDALKPYETAAPRSRWQNGLILALTGHIGYYLFLILSIRSLGGMAACLLIATLPILFSLSHHRKGTHHPVSQKLALFMLFCSLVLLMFDKAALVEDSSDKDHFATGVIWMLLAGSCWLCAANRQVWIVRAYSGIDRSNHLMMSGLCTSLALVVLLPLALVGEGEWRLFSQPDNKNWYVFWFGMIVAGFFGTLLARVIWNNQLAYGSDSVRARAMVSEPLMIGVLFFLLEFRWPDTAEWCIIALSGLALWMFYRKV, from the coding sequence ATGTCAAAAAAAGGTCTATTTCTTTCTGTTTTCACCAGCAGCCTGCTTGGCTTTGTGTGCATTCTGCCACTCTGGCTGGTTGATTTTTCTGCCGTTGAGATTGTCTTTGGCCGCTTTCTGGTGTTTGGCCTGTTGATTCTCCTGGTTCTGCCATTCCGGCGCGATGCCCTGAAACCATACGAGACCGCAGCCCCCCGTTCTCGCTGGCAAAATGGCTTGATTCTGGCGCTGACAGGGCATATTGGTTACTACCTGTTCCTGATTTTATCAATCCGGTCACTGGGTGGCATGGCTGCCTGCCTGCTGATTGCAACCCTGCCTATCTTATTCAGCCTGTCTCATCATCGGAAAGGTACACACCATCCGGTCAGCCAGAAGCTGGCTCTGTTCATGCTGTTCTGTTCACTGGTACTGCTGATGTTTGACAAGGCGGCCCTGGTGGAAGACAGCTCGGACAAAGACCACTTTGCCACCGGTGTTATCTGGATGCTACTGGCGGGAAGCTGCTGGTTGTGTGCGGCAAACCGTCAAGTCTGGATTGTCAGGGCGTATTCGGGGATTGATCGCTCTAACCATTTGATGATGTCTGGACTGTGTACCAGCCTTGCTCTTGTTGTACTGTTACCGCTGGCTCTGGTTGGGGAGGGGGAGTGGCGGCTGTTTTCACAACCGGATAACAAAAACTGGTACGTTTTCTGGTTTGGGATGATAGTTGCCGGATTCTTCGGCACCTTGCTGGCACGGGTTATCTGGAATAACCAGCTGGCCTACGGCAGCGATTCAGTCAGAGCCCGGGCAATGGTGTCAGAACCCCTGATGATTGGGGTACTGTTCTTTCTGCTGGAGTTCCGCTGGCCTGACACCGCGGAATGGTGCATCATTGCCCTGTCAGGACTGGCGCTATGGATGTTCTACCGCAAGGTTTGA
- the mnmH gene encoding tRNA 2-selenouridine(34) synthase MnmH translates to MSQTRSDTDDFKTLFLNDTPLMDVRAPVEFEQGAFPTAQNVPLLDNHQRKAIGTRYKQEGRDAAIALGYELATDDVRTARLQSWKAFTDQHPEGYLYCFRGGQRSHLTQAWLKETGINYPLIKGGYKALRRFLIDELETSVEACPFIILSGKTGTGKTRLLHKIDDSLDLEGLANHRGSSFGRRCGGQPTQIDFENLLSIALLKHLNQKSGRPALLEDESKLIGRCSLSQPLRDKMQQSPIILLETSIEERVEVGLQEYVRDNLADFIRVYGEEAGFERFREGLTGSLYRIRRRLGGARYQALTSLLDSALQDHRDNNDINGYRPIIASLLTEYYDPMYEYQLEQKQGKVIFSGNHNDILEAYPEMIKNLSA, encoded by the coding sequence ATGAGCCAGACGCGATCGGATACCGACGATTTTAAAACCCTGTTCCTGAACGACACACCGCTAATGGATGTGCGAGCTCCCGTGGAGTTTGAACAGGGTGCTTTTCCAACCGCACAGAATGTCCCTCTTCTCGATAACCACCAGCGCAAGGCCATTGGTACCCGATATAAGCAGGAAGGACGGGATGCCGCCATCGCCCTGGGCTATGAACTGGCGACGGATGACGTTCGGACAGCCCGCCTGCAAAGTTGGAAAGCTTTCACAGACCAGCATCCCGAAGGCTACCTTTACTGTTTCCGGGGCGGTCAGCGTTCTCATCTGACTCAAGCATGGTTGAAGGAAACAGGCATAAACTACCCGTTAATCAAAGGCGGTTACAAAGCCCTGCGCCGTTTCCTGATTGATGAGTTGGAAACCTCGGTTGAGGCCTGTCCGTTTATCATTCTCAGTGGCAAAACCGGCACCGGCAAAACCCGCCTGCTCCATAAAATCGATGACAGTCTGGACCTCGAAGGTCTGGCTAATCACCGTGGCTCCAGTTTTGGCCGTCGCTGTGGTGGACAACCTACCCAGATCGATTTTGAAAACCTTCTCTCTATTGCTCTGTTGAAACATCTGAATCAGAAGTCCGGACGCCCCGCCCTGCTGGAAGACGAAAGCAAGCTGATTGGTCGTTGCAGCCTGAGTCAGCCCTTGCGGGATAAAATGCAACAGTCGCCCATTATTCTGTTGGAAACCAGTATTGAAGAACGGGTTGAAGTGGGCTTACAGGAGTATGTCCGTGACAACCTGGCTGACTTTATCCGTGTTTATGGTGAAGAAGCAGGCTTTGAACGGTTTCGCGAAGGTCTGACCGGCAGCCTGTACCGCATTCGCAGGCGCCTGGGCGGAGCCCGTTATCAGGCCTTGACCAGCCTGCTGGACAGCGCTCTGCAGGATCATCGTGACAACAATGACATAAACGGTTACCGGCCAATCATTGCCAGCCTGCTGACGGAATACTATGACCCGATGTACGAATACCAGCTGGAACAGAAACAAGGCAAGGTTATCTTCAGTGGCAACCACAATGACATCCTTGAAGCCTACCCGGAAATGATTAAAAACCTTTCTGCCTGA
- a CDS encoding serpin family protein, with translation MNQYCYAVLNIQQTTKTLLAFSLLVLLSTYSFAVNCPHCGSNLLNHDALNKLTESINCPNCGQLTPVHLLHHPFGSASHSVTFYSAAKARNNEAPQHQQQQSKTSLDYSLEALRALQQQDQQRCHTNTAVSPPEIANAADMFFNPARQRLSSGSRVQEVTNGLKFEEPLLSPQGNNNPSESGYLKIKNTLLQKKFHMFSRDFRESIRHYGADQAITPEGNSVQTTESSMNQFIHSSFPNHEAVSLSQDYNHGTDSNSDSDITLVQTITHSVGLSDFNRAPSIFFNGQGEVRAVSASHINVRRSRLADHNDQGRFWQMVELPYQGSSFRMIAILPPDGILPDALNENRVRELMSAARQQTVSVTIPEFTVDSNHNLSGLRDNNQSQLAELFNTNNQDSVLMSTSSPQPTNTIYQRIILGTYRSTSPEVATSPEPEEMGASSETTVIFDHPFTVFIVNQFGAVKIIAEIHKPLPAGTSEGMD, from the coding sequence ATGAATCAGTATTGTTATGCAGTACTTAACATTCAGCAGACAACGAAAACACTTCTGGCATTTTCTCTGTTGGTTTTATTGAGTACGTATTCATTTGCTGTAAATTGCCCTCATTGCGGCAGTAATCTTCTAAACCATGACGCTCTTAATAAACTGACAGAGAGTATCAACTGCCCGAATTGCGGCCAACTGACTCCTGTGCATTTGCTTCATCATCCTTTCGGATCAGCCAGCCACAGCGTGACTTTTTATTCAGCTGCAAAAGCAAGAAATAACGAAGCACCTCAACACCAGCAGCAACAAAGCAAAACGTCTCTTGATTATTCTCTAGAGGCCTTGAGAGCACTGCAGCAACAAGACCAGCAACGCTGCCATACAAACACCGCTGTATCTCCTCCAGAGATAGCCAACGCTGCTGACATGTTTTTCAACCCCGCAAGGCAAAGACTGAGTAGTGGGAGCAGGGTTCAAGAGGTAACAAATGGTTTGAAGTTTGAAGAGCCACTATTATCACCGCAGGGAAACAATAATCCATCAGAGTCAGGCTACTTAAAGATTAAAAACACTTTGCTGCAAAAAAAATTCCATATGTTTAGCAGAGATTTTCGGGAGTCTATAAGGCATTACGGTGCGGATCAAGCCATTACCCCGGAAGGCAATTCGGTGCAAACGACAGAAAGTTCAATGAATCAGTTTATACACTCAAGCTTCCCAAATCACGAGGCCGTTTCCCTGAGCCAGGATTACAACCACGGTACTGATTCAAATTCAGATTCAGACATAACCCTCGTGCAAACCATAACTCATTCTGTTGGACTATCAGACTTTAACCGCGCACCCTCTATATTCTTCAATGGACAGGGAGAGGTTCGGGCAGTCTCCGCCAGCCATATTAACGTAAGGCGCAGCCGCCTTGCAGACCACAACGATCAGGGGCGATTTTGGCAAATGGTAGAATTGCCTTATCAGGGAAGCAGTTTTCGGATGATAGCCATTTTGCCACCGGATGGAATATTGCCTGATGCGTTAAACGAAAATCGTGTGCGCGAACTGATGAGTGCCGCCCGTCAACAGACTGTCTCGGTTACAATTCCTGAGTTTACAGTTGATAGCAATCACAACCTTTCCGGCCTCAGGGATAATAATCAGAGTCAGCTTGCTGAATTATTTAATACCAATAATCAAGATAGCGTTTTAATGTCCACCAGTTCTCCTCAACCAACAAATACTATTTACCAGAGAATCATTTTGGGAACGTACAGGTCAACCTCTCCGGAAGTAGCTACTTCCCCGGAGCCTGAAGAAATGGGTGCGAGCAGTGAAACAACCGTAATATTTGATCACCCCTTTACCGTGTTCATCGTTAACCAGTTTGGAGCGGTTAAAATTATCGCAGAAATTCATAAGCCTTTGCCGGCAGGAACCAGCGAGGGTATGGACTGA
- a CDS encoding putative adhesin, whose amino-acid sequence MPFFKPKVKTSTPSEALRLFTCNRLAGRKVENLILYCHGGYELSLLDLTNASREKKFAVPSWLSIYFYAPHGSEIFSSIYKFMRGYYEPYKIYTGCEECFDYTLARTEEYSESKSYIKQVLLDYRSSLDKTDIKRLSRLFDIACPTDNWFIRLSEVLDIMKFHKKLSRYRKVHCLFCRGVVYPLREEAQLNIPSLRQRRESTTTVAPRLRGSDNGINLSATSLNSLHYYDPTSQLPPNIYKGDLGRWLITDIDVED is encoded by the coding sequence GTGCCTTTTTTTAAGCCTAAAGTGAAAACATCTACTCCAAGCGAAGCACTGCGACTATTCACCTGTAATCGTCTTGCTGGCAGGAAGGTTGAAAACCTGATTTTATATTGTCACGGAGGTTATGAGCTGTCGCTGCTCGACCTAACCAACGCTTCCCGTGAAAAAAAATTTGCGGTGCCTTCCTGGCTATCTATCTATTTTTATGCTCCCCACGGCTCTGAAATATTCTCATCCATTTACAAATTCATGCGTGGATATTATGAACCTTACAAAATCTATACAGGCTGCGAAGAGTGTTTTGATTATACGCTAGCACGGACGGAGGAGTACTCAGAGTCTAAAAGTTATATCAAGCAGGTTCTTTTGGATTATCGGAGCAGTTTAGACAAAACTGACATTAAGCGATTAAGTAGACTGTTTGATATCGCCTGCCCTACTGATAACTGGTTCATTCGTTTGAGTGAAGTTCTCGACATAATGAAATTCCACAAAAAACTTTCCAGATACCGTAAAGTTCATTGTCTGTTTTGCCGAGGCGTGGTGTACCCTCTTAGGGAAGAGGCGCAACTGAACATACCGTCACTACGGCAAAGACGGGAATCTACCACAACAGTGGCTCCTCGCCTTCGCGGGAGTGACAATGGGATAAACTTGTCTGCTACTTCCCTTAATTCCTTACACTACTACGACCCAACCAGCCAGTTGCCTCCCAATATTTACAAGGGTGATTTAGGCAGGTGGCTGATCACTGACATTGACGTCGAAGATTGA
- a CDS encoding MalY/PatB family protein, with protein sequence MSGEFNPLFDPQIDRTNTSSLKWDKYKHRDILPFWVADMDFRSAPEILEALHDRIEHGVFGYTNAGDELEELVVDRFRSLYHMDIEKEWLVWTPGLVTALNIATRSYAAEGETVAVPYPVYYPFLMAPKLSAREMIGLRWQLVNNKWQLDLEQFQQDLTNDTKLLMLCNPQNPNGRVLTREELEAIDAICQRHQLIVCSDEVHCDLILDPNCEHIPYASVSDYAREHSITLMSPSKTFNVAGFGCAFAVIPNGSLRMQFQRTRKGIVPDPDNMLIGYTAAKAAFQHGEAWRQCLLEYLRGNHELLLREINAIDGLSMAPLEATYLAWIDVSALKLDDPHGFFEEAGVGLSPGEQFGDKNFLRFNFGCNRELLKEGIRRMNRAVLTLKTI encoded by the coding sequence GTGTCCGGAGAATTTAATCCTCTTTTTGATCCACAGATTGATCGAACGAATACGTCCAGCCTGAAATGGGACAAATATAAACACCGGGATATTCTGCCCTTCTGGGTAGCCGATATGGATTTCCGTTCAGCTCCGGAGATTCTTGAAGCCCTGCACGACCGTATTGAGCACGGTGTTTTTGGTTACACCAATGCCGGCGATGAGCTGGAAGAACTGGTGGTTGACCGCTTCCGCAGCCTCTACCACATGGATATTGAAAAAGAGTGGCTGGTCTGGACACCCGGTCTGGTTACTGCCCTGAACATTGCCACCCGCAGCTACGCCGCTGAAGGGGAAACCGTGGCAGTCCCTTATCCGGTTTACTACCCCTTCCTGATGGCTCCCAAGCTGTCGGCAAGGGAAATGATTGGACTGCGCTGGCAGCTGGTTAACAACAAGTGGCAACTGGATCTTGAACAGTTTCAGCAGGACCTGACAAACGACACCAAACTGTTAATGCTGTGCAATCCGCAGAACCCTAATGGCCGGGTGCTGACCAGGGAAGAACTGGAAGCTATTGATGCTATCTGTCAGCGGCACCAGCTGATTGTCTGTTCCGATGAAGTGCATTGCGACCTGATTCTCGACCCGAACTGTGAGCATATTCCTTATGCCTCTGTCAGTGACTACGCCAGAGAACATTCCATTACCCTGATGTCCCCTTCCAAAACCTTCAACGTGGCAGGCTTTGGCTGTGCCTTTGCCGTTATTCCCAATGGCAGTCTGCGGATGCAGTTCCAGCGTACCCGTAAAGGCATCGTTCCCGACCCGGACAATATGCTGATTGGCTACACCGCTGCCAAAGCCGCTTTCCAGCATGGAGAAGCCTGGCGCCAGTGTCTGCTGGAATACCTGCGGGGCAATCACGAGCTGTTGCTCAGAGAAATCAATGCCATTGACGGCCTGAGCATGGCACCACTGGAAGCCACTTATCTGGCCTGGATTGATGTCAGCGCACTGAAACTGGATGACCCCCACGGTTTCTTTGAGGAAGCGGGTGTCGGTCTGTCTCCGGGCGAACAGTTTGGCGACAAAAACTTTCTACGGTTTAATTTTGGTTGCAACCGTGAGCTTCTTAAAGAAGGCATTCGTCGTATGAATCGGGCGGTTTTAACGTTGAAGACTATTTAA